The genomic segment CTAGAAAACAGTTGCTGTTTTGTTGGAAACTAGAAGATTTATAAAAATGACCGCACTTAAATAAGCCTATTGATGAATGCTGGCTCTATTTTAAAAAGAAGCTTTTTTATTTCGAAAATGTGAACGTCCCTTGGATTTCAATTTCTTCCTTGGAAACGACCTGCCGGGCAGGAGCTGTGATCTGCAGCGTACAGCATCTGTATATAACTGTTCAATAATTGAAAGCTCAAACAGTCCGCAGAGTATTTTGGGAACAATACTTTTGATCCGTCCAATGATAAATGCACGATTGGCCTGATAACGGAACTTATTTGTGCTTTTGGCAGAAATCTGTATTTCCTCATCTGCTTCATTTTTTATAAGGGAGGCCAGATTCGATAAAAGCATATTTATATAAAATTCCTGCTGTATAGACACTGCAGTAGCACCGGAAAACTCTTCCATGGCAAAGCGGCTTTTTAGTTCTTTGTACTTAAGTTCTACAGGCCATCTGTAGAAGTAAAGTTCCCGGAACATATCTTTTGTAACAGCAGGATCAAACAGGTTTGTTGCAAGATATTCTTTTGTGCCATCATCAAGCGGAATCTCAAGGACACGTATAGGTACATCGGAAGTACCTTCTTTTGAAGTTCCCTGAAGAATGGAAATCATATCACCATTGCATTTTTTAGATAAATTGATTCCCTCTTTCAGTCTCATAACACAGAGATGCCCATGCTCTACACAGTAGCGGAACATATCTTCTGAATAATAACCTCTGTCAAAAATAATAATACTGTTGTTATATAGTCCCATATCTTCAAGAACTTTAAGATGTTCTAATGCAGCTGCTCGTTCAGAGGAAAGAAATTTATGGATAGATGCATGAAGGATATAATCATCCAGAACATCATAAATTATGGAAGCCAGTCCCATGGTATAACGTCGGTTTGGATCAGGATAGCTGGACATTTCACCAAAGAAATCAAAAGTTGATTTTGAATTCGGAAGTTCGATCCTGGAACCATCTACTGCAAAAAGATGATAACCCTGCCACAGCTTTCTTGAAGGGATCTGGCTGTAAAACAGATCAACAGAAAGATAATAAAGTTCCTTAAACAGTGAAGGATTAATGAACTGTCTGGCTTTGGAAAGTGCCTGTTTTGAAACATCCGGAAAAGAAAGTGTGCCAAGTTCTTCTCTGATCTGTGAAAGATTCTGGAACATGGAAGCTTTTGAAGAAAAGAACAGATAAATAATAACTTGCAAAAGTGAAAGTTTTCTTCGCCGTACAAAATGTTTTTCCACCCGATGGGGTTCCAGTTTAACTTGATCTGTGATATAATCTTTAATGGATTGGACGATATTTTTACAAATATTAGTTCGATTCATATGGCATACCTCCTACGTATTGGAATAGATAAATATTTCGCCGGTAACGTAATATTGCTTAATCTATAAACCACATATTTAGGAGGATATGTCAAGATATTTATATAAAAAAATCCAGAATATAAGCCCAGAATCGTTGAATTTTCAGCATTCTGGGCTTAAGTTGACCACATTGGGGTCAGACCCTGGAAGTTTCTTCAGATTCAAGGTGCCAATAACATGTAAATTTCCAGCCTGAGATGCTTTTAGGGCTATTTCGGGCTGGAAATTAAGGAAAATCCCTATTTTTCAAGGTTTTTTACAATCTGCCATTTTTTGAGTGTTACTTTTTCAGGAAGTTAAGGCTAATCACAACTAACACAATTGCCATAGCCCTAAGGTAATCAATCCACTTTTTTCTGTTGATTACCATATCATTGTCATTATGCGCTGATATCATACAAACACTCCATAATATTCTTTACAATCGCTACTGCAATTTTTCAAACTCCAGCAGATGTATTCTTATAATTTTTCTAATAAATTCTAATCAACTGAGTTCCTCATTCTAGCTGCTTATTTGCATATATAGCCAAACCAATCAGTATATTATATAGCATTACAAAAAAGGCATAACTAAAGTTATTCTCAGTATATCCCAAGATCATAAATGAAAAATATCCTGACAAACACACATAGTTATTTAACACTTTCCGTTTACTTAAACCATATATACGTGTAGCAATAAAAAGAGTAAAAATAATTAGACCAATAAGACCGAAACATAAAATAATATCAAGATAATTATTGTGCATCGAGTAAACTCGACCATTGTTCCAAAGTGATGTATATTGTTCTTTTCTCCACATCCCCGGTCCTATCACAAGTGTCTTAAAATCTGCTAATGCAGCATAAAAACGCCCCCATATTATTTCACGCCCAGAAAAATATGACTTACCTGTTGTATTTGCAATCCAATCCATGATTTGTTTCGGCATTGCTAAATACAATAGAGGTGCAATTGTACCCATAATTGATAGTCCACAGGTAATTATAAATAGTAATTTAGGTTTATTAAGTATTTCTCGTTTTAATAAGACAAATACTATCACAAAAACCAAAAATGCAACTTGTGCCGTTCGGCTTCTATACATAAACAATATATATAATAGCAATGCATTATAGAACATATAGCAATATTTTTTTCTCCGGTCCGGCACAAACAAATGGATGTATGAATTTATAATTATAGCAAAAAACAAATTCATAATTCCAATTGTGTTAGGATTCATTGTTGCCTGACCTGATGCTTCCCAATTCACAAAATAATTCGGGCTTTTTATTAAAGCAAGTACGTTGTAAATCAATCCAACTATGCTAATTAACTGATAGAAAGCTTTTGAGTATGATATGCTCGTAGTGTAATACATGCCAATTATCAATGTCAGAATAACATTGCATTGCCTAAGGCTTGTACCATTCAGCATACATACCATAAAAATAACGACTATAATTAAAGCCA from the Blautia wexlerae DSM 19850 genome contains:
- a CDS encoding O-antigen ligase family protein; translation: MLLKIKKNNILLLLYVMLSAFYTSPLFNIGLFDYVLYVLFLFNWFFIIWGLFYALKNDDAKVVLSLALIIVVIFMVCMLNGTSLRQCNVILTLIIGMYYTTSISYSKAFYQLISIVGLIYNVLALIKSPNYFVNWEASGQATMNPNTIGIMNLFFAIIINSYIHLFVPDRRKKYCYMFYNALLLYILFMYRSRTAQVAFLVFVIVFVLLKREILNKPKLLFIITCGLSIMGTIAPLLYLAMPKQIMDWIANTTGKSYFSGREIIWGRFYAALADFKTLVIGPGMWRKEQYTSLWNNGRVYSMHNNYLDIILCFGLIGLIIFTLFIATRIYGLSKRKVLNNYVCLSGYFSFMILGYTENNFSYAFFVMLYNILIGLAIYANKQLE
- a CDS encoding IS4 family transposase, whose protein sequence is MNRTNICKNIVQSIKDYITDQVKLEPHRVEKHFVRRRKLSLLQVIIYLFFSSKASMFQNLSQIREELGTLSFPDVSKQALSKARQFINPSLFKELYYLSVDLFYSQIPSRKLWQGYHLFAVDGSRIELPNSKSTFDFFGEMSSYPDPNRRYTMGLASIIYDVLDDYILHASIHKFLSSERAAALEHLKVLEDMGLYNNSIIIFDRGYYSEDMFRYCVEHGHLCVMRLKEGINLSKKCNGDMISILQGTSKEGTSDVPIRVLEIPLDDGTKEYLATNLFDPAVTKDMFRELYFYRWPVELKYKELKSRFAMEEFSGATAVSIQQEFYINMLLSNLASLIKNEADEEIQISAKSTNKFRYQANRAFIIGRIKSIVPKILCGLFELSIIEQLYTDAVRCRSQLLPGRSFPRKKLKSKGRSHFRNKKASF